A DNA window from Labilithrix sp. contains the following coding sequences:
- a CDS encoding response regulator, which produces MISGRVLVIDGDEWTSQLLVRGLREKGYTVDSCTEAMPGFRKACETIPDCIVLAPELPDIDGAWVARRVRTESGPISRVPILFVGELTEPTLRTQTLNVGADVFLSRPISNDEVIAQVGALLAMARRHGGGGGEAEGQAPSTAAAIRGDLSAFPLASMLMMFEMERRSGQIEVTAQNGKRATITMNGGLFASTEIGGQQRPALETLREVLSWRAGRFSFATKESGALPAARASIGALVLEAMRLEDEEKEQALEIDTDDLIEEDPFGGMPSPSMLPAPAPKPEPAKAEAPRAAAPRPRAGGSR; this is translated from the coding sequence GTGATCTCTGGGCGCGTCCTCGTCATCGACGGAGACGAGTGGACCAGCCAACTTCTCGTGCGCGGTTTACGCGAGAAGGGCTACACCGTCGACTCGTGCACCGAAGCCATGCCGGGCTTCCGGAAGGCGTGCGAGACGATCCCGGACTGCATCGTCCTCGCGCCTGAGCTTCCGGACATCGACGGCGCGTGGGTCGCGCGCCGGGTGCGCACGGAGTCGGGCCCCATCTCGCGGGTGCCCATCCTCTTCGTGGGTGAGCTCACGGAGCCGACGCTCCGCACCCAGACGCTCAACGTCGGCGCGGACGTCTTCCTCTCCCGTCCGATCTCGAACGACGAGGTGATCGCGCAGGTCGGCGCGCTCCTCGCGATGGCGCGGCGCCACGGCGGCGGCGGCGGCGAAGCGGAGGGCCAGGCGCCGTCGACCGCGGCCGCGATCCGCGGCGACCTCTCGGCCTTCCCGCTCGCGAGCATGCTCATGATGTTCGAGATGGAGCGGCGGAGCGGCCAGATCGAGGTCACCGCGCAGAACGGCAAGCGCGCGACGATCACGATGAACGGTGGCCTCTTCGCGAGCACGGAGATCGGCGGCCAGCAGCGCCCGGCGCTCGAGACGCTGCGCGAGGTCCTCTCGTGGCGCGCGGGCCGCTTCTCGTTCGCGACGAAGGAGAGCGGCGCGCTCCCGGCCGCGCGCGCGTCGATCGGCGCGCTCGTGCTCGAGGCGATGCGCCTCGAAGACGAGGAGAAGGAGCAAGCGCTGGAGATCGACACGGACGACCTCATCGAGGAGGACCCGTTCGGAGGCATGCCGTCGCCGAGCATGCTCCCCGCCCCCGCCCCGAAGCCCGAGCCCGCCAAGGCGGAGGCCCCCCGCGCCGCCGCTCCCCGCCCCCGCGCCGGCGGCTCGCGCTGA
- a CDS encoding DnaJ domain-containing protein → MVYALERRLTGTFELSRGAISMATILVMGGCPAKIRTSDPVHFLGNVLLELGMITPAHLQASLAQMQGRLQGQVLLQMNAIDAARLDAGLRSQVERKVEHLFGLSTDTTFAYYDNVDLLQQYGGPPTPIDPFPVLWRGCREQPAFEHVDATYRRAGAALLRVAPTAQIERFAFTPQEREAVEMLRHRPARAVDVAGMLGPRLGQTLVYFLMIMKQVDLIDGTQPMAPAQAAPAPAPAGPPPSAPGSARQIAAAAPAAAAPPQQQIARVQLQRQAAPGRGPMVVEEVATPSARDDRAAPPSGAPPTSGAFGASAFGAAPPSSGGGAFRPPTPPQAMSPAPAPVISAPAVPAGPLDIGSMIVQTIQQSNAPPAMPSAAPAPASAPAVPAAAKVPSVEMPAVEPVADTSANDKNLTAEQRSLKQKILDRAATITGQDYFQMLGVDRDASTEQIQKAFFGLAKVWHPDRLPPALIDVKDACSKVFTHLTEANQTLSDPGKRQDYLKLLKEGGATPEDQQKIQAILEAAQEFQKVEFLLKRNPTDPQAHELVRRCVQLDDEQVDYLATLAWLDAQKPEWLSREKTLEKAIILDRCIQKNPNCERAYFYRGMLYKRAEEFSKALKDFKKAAELNPRNLDAMREVRLHNMRGGQNKGAVSGPGRPSAAPAAAPAEKIGGFLGKLFKK, encoded by the coding sequence ATGGTCTACGCCCTCGAACGGAGGCTGACGGGGACCTTCGAGCTGTCGCGCGGCGCGATCTCGATGGCGACGATCCTCGTGATGGGCGGCTGCCCCGCGAAGATCCGCACGAGCGATCCGGTGCACTTCCTCGGGAACGTGCTCCTCGAGCTCGGGATGATCACGCCGGCCCACCTCCAGGCGTCCCTCGCGCAGATGCAGGGGAGGCTCCAGGGCCAGGTCCTCCTCCAGATGAACGCGATCGACGCGGCGCGCCTCGACGCGGGCCTCCGCTCGCAGGTCGAGCGCAAGGTCGAGCACCTCTTCGGCCTCTCGACCGACACGACGTTCGCCTATTACGACAACGTCGATCTGCTCCAGCAGTACGGCGGCCCGCCGACCCCGATCGATCCGTTCCCCGTCCTGTGGCGCGGCTGCCGCGAGCAGCCTGCGTTCGAGCACGTCGACGCCACGTATCGCCGCGCCGGCGCCGCGCTCCTCCGCGTCGCGCCGACCGCGCAGATCGAGCGGTTCGCCTTCACGCCGCAAGAGCGCGAGGCGGTCGAGATGCTGCGCCACCGCCCCGCGCGCGCGGTGGACGTCGCGGGCATGCTCGGCCCGCGCCTCGGTCAGACCCTCGTCTACTTCCTGATGATCATGAAGCAGGTCGATCTGATCGACGGGACGCAGCCGATGGCGCCCGCTCAGGCCGCCCCCGCTCCGGCCCCCGCGGGTCCGCCGCCTTCGGCGCCCGGCAGCGCGCGCCAGATCGCCGCCGCCGCCCCCGCCGCCGCGGCGCCGCCCCAGCAGCAGATCGCGCGCGTCCAGCTCCAGCGTCAGGCCGCGCCCGGCCGCGGGCCGATGGTCGTCGAAGAGGTCGCGACGCCGTCGGCGCGTGACGATCGCGCCGCCCCACCGAGCGGCGCGCCACCGACGAGCGGCGCGTTCGGCGCGAGCGCGTTCGGCGCAGCACCACCGAGCAGCGGCGGCGGCGCGTTCAGGCCGCCCACGCCCCCGCAGGCGATGAGCCCGGCGCCGGCCCCCGTCATCTCCGCGCCGGCCGTGCCGGCGGGTCCGCTCGACATCGGATCGATGATCGTCCAGACGATCCAGCAGTCGAACGCGCCGCCGGCGATGCCCAGCGCCGCGCCGGCGCCGGCCTCCGCCCCGGCGGTCCCCGCCGCCGCAAAGGTGCCGAGCGTCGAGATGCCGGCCGTGGAGCCCGTCGCCGACACGTCCGCGAACGACAAGAACCTCACCGCCGAGCAGCGATCGCTCAAGCAGAAGATCCTCGACCGCGCGGCGACGATCACGGGGCAGGACTACTTCCAGATGCTCGGCGTCGATCGCGACGCGTCGACGGAGCAGATCCAGAAGGCCTTCTTCGGCCTCGCGAAGGTGTGGCACCCCGATCGTCTCCCGCCCGCGCTCATCGACGTGAAGGACGCGTGCAGCAAGGTCTTCACCCACCTCACCGAGGCGAACCAGACCCTGAGCGATCCTGGCAAGCGCCAGGACTACCTGAAGCTCCTCAAGGAGGGCGGCGCGACGCCGGAGGACCAGCAGAAGATCCAGGCGATCCTCGAGGCGGCGCAGGAGTTCCAGAAGGTCGAGTTCCTCCTCAAGCGAAACCCCACCGATCCGCAGGCGCACGAGCTCGTGCGCCGCTGCGTCCAGCTCGACGACGAGCAGGTCGACTACCTCGCGACGCTCGCGTGGCTCGACGCGCAGAAGCCGGAGTGGCTCAGCCGCGAGAAGACGCTCGAGAAGGCGATCATCCTCGATCGCTGCATCCAGAAGAACCCGAACTGCGAGCGCGCCTACTTCTACCGCGGCATGCTCTACAAGCGCGCCGAGGAGTTCAGCAAGGCGCTCAAGGACTTCAAGAAGGCGGCGGAGCTCAACCCGCGCAACCTCGACGCGATGCGCGAGGTCCGCCTCCACAACATGCGCGGCGGTCAGAACAAAGGCGCCGTGTCCGGCCCCGGCCGTCCCAGCGCCGCGCCCGCCGCCGCGCCGGCCGAGAAGATCGGCGGCTTCCTCGGCAAGCTGTTCAAGAAGTAG
- a CDS encoding phytanoyl-CoA dioxygenase family protein produces the protein MTLALTDDAIDAAVAHYREHGWARLGKLVDGERLTQLRARADAIMLGEVTYPGLFFQHDSESGRYEDLEYGKGWKGPSLAYRKVEKLELDPLFWAWIRNDEFRRVAARVYPGQDVSLYRAFLMNKHAGGGSNLPWHQDGGSFWGLDRDPTLQIWTGLDDAPEGGGCVEVAPRSHLAGLATPLGGVVPAEKLDAFGAEYKALPIPTEAGEVLLIHNHVWHRSGRTTPGHPRRALSVCYMDGRTACRRRKRAPRTFVQVFAAEGPTC, from the coding sequence ATGACCCTCGCGCTCACCGACGACGCGATCGACGCCGCGGTGGCGCACTACCGCGAGCATGGTTGGGCGCGCCTCGGGAAGCTCGTCGACGGGGAGCGCCTCACGCAGCTCCGCGCGCGCGCCGACGCGATCATGCTCGGCGAGGTCACGTATCCGGGCCTCTTCTTCCAGCACGACTCCGAGAGCGGCCGCTACGAGGACCTCGAGTACGGCAAGGGCTGGAAGGGTCCGTCCCTCGCGTATCGGAAGGTGGAGAAGCTCGAGCTCGATCCGCTGTTCTGGGCGTGGATCCGGAACGACGAGTTTCGACGCGTTGCGGCACGGGTGTACCCCGGGCAGGACGTCTCGCTCTACCGCGCCTTCCTCATGAACAAGCACGCGGGCGGCGGCTCGAACCTCCCGTGGCATCAGGACGGCGGCTCGTTCTGGGGCCTCGACCGCGATCCAACGCTGCAGATATGGACCGGCCTCGACGACGCGCCGGAGGGGGGAGGCTGCGTCGAGGTCGCGCCGCGGAGCCACCTCGCGGGTCTCGCGACGCCGCTCGGCGGGGTGGTCCCGGCCGAGAAGCTCGACGCATTTGGTGCAGAATACAAGGCGTTGCCGATCCCGACCGAGGCCGGCGAGGTCCTCCTCATCCACAATCATGTCTGGCATCGATCGGGCCGGACGACGCCGGGACACCCGCGGCGAGCCCTCTCGGTCTGCTACATGGACGGACGCACAGCGTGCCGGCGCCGGAAGCGAGCGCCCCGGACTTTTGTCCAGGTTTTCGCGGCTGAAGGCCCCACATGCTAA
- a CDS encoding 6-phosphofructokinase: MPSHALRWRPLMTDDKLAILVGGGPAPGINSVIGAATIRAVLSGVEVLGIMDGYKWLMEGDTSRVVPLSIADTSRIHFRGGSMLGIARANPTKNPKNMQNALDALDRLGVGMLVSIGGDDTCFSASQLAKASKGKLRVVHVPKTIDNDLDLPQDVYTFGFQTARHIGAEIVKNLMVDAKTTSRWYFVIAMGRKAGHLALGIGKAAGATLSLVPEEFTPHAGKNGVRLSEVVDTLCGAIIKRISHGRPDGVAVLAEGLVEVIDPADLEGMEGVERDEHGHIRIAEVDFGNIVKLAVQKELKKLAIKTTIVPKNIGYELRCADPIPFDAEYTRDLGYCAARYVIEGGDRALISMQRGRFVPVPFDQIMDPTTGRMRVRMVDIESDRYKIARSYMLRLKEADFADTVELSRLAQAANMKPVDFTARFGHLGAAEVQKPSLSPMRAARPTS; the protein is encoded by the coding sequence ATGCCTAGTCACGCGTTACGATGGCGCCCGCTCATGACAGACGACAAGCTCGCCATCCTCGTCGGGGGTGGTCCCGCGCCCGGCATCAACAGCGTGATCGGCGCCGCGACGATCCGCGCCGTCCTCTCCGGCGTCGAGGTCCTCGGGATCATGGACGGCTACAAGTGGCTCATGGAAGGCGACACCTCGCGCGTGGTCCCGCTGTCGATCGCGGACACGAGCCGGATCCACTTCCGCGGCGGCTCGATGCTCGGCATCGCGCGCGCGAACCCGACCAAGAACCCGAAGAACATGCAGAACGCGCTCGACGCGCTCGATCGACTCGGCGTCGGCATGCTCGTCTCGATCGGCGGCGACGACACCTGCTTCAGCGCGTCCCAGCTCGCGAAGGCGTCGAAGGGCAAGCTCCGCGTCGTCCACGTCCCGAAGACGATCGACAACGACCTCGATCTGCCGCAGGACGTCTACACCTTCGGGTTCCAGACCGCGCGCCACATCGGCGCCGAGATCGTGAAGAACCTGATGGTCGACGCGAAGACGACCTCGCGCTGGTACTTCGTCATCGCGATGGGCCGGAAGGCGGGCCACCTCGCGCTCGGCATCGGCAAGGCCGCCGGCGCGACGCTCTCGCTCGTGCCGGAGGAGTTCACCCCCCACGCGGGAAAGAACGGGGTGCGGCTCTCCGAGGTCGTCGACACGCTGTGCGGCGCCATCATCAAGCGCATCTCGCACGGCCGCCCCGACGGCGTCGCGGTCCTCGCGGAGGGCCTCGTCGAGGTCATCGATCCGGCCGACCTCGAGGGCATGGAGGGAGTCGAGCGCGACGAGCACGGGCACATCCGCATCGCGGAGGTCGACTTCGGCAACATCGTGAAGCTCGCGGTGCAGAAGGAGCTCAAGAAGCTCGCGATCAAGACCACGATCGTGCCGAAGAACATCGGCTACGAGCTCCGCTGCGCGGACCCCATCCCATTCGATGCAGAATACACGCGTGACCTCGGCTACTGCGCCGCGCGCTACGTGATCGAAGGCGGCGACCGCGCCCTCATCAGCATGCAGCGCGGCCGCTTCGTGCCGGTGCCGTTCGATCAGATCATGGACCCGACCACGGGCCGCATGCGCGTCCGCATGGTCGACATCGAGTCCGACCGCTACAAGATCGCGCGGAGCTACATGCTGCGCCTGAAGGAGGCGGACTTCGCCGACACGGTGGAGCTCTCGCGCCTCGCGCAGGCGGCGAACATGAAGCCGGTGGACTTCACCGCGCGCTTCGGCCACCTCGGCGCGGCGGAGGTGCAGAAGCCGAGCCTCTCGCCGATGCGCGCGGCGCGCCCTACTTCTTGA
- a CDS encoding cytochrome c produces the protein MKWSVLILSLSGLAGCYPKTTAAPPTLTAAQLEVPALARGREVFAAKCNGCHGYPDLGAVGAAKWPAVMDDMGRKASLTPADTDAALQYVLAARGR, from the coding sequence ATGAAGTGGAGCGTCCTCATCCTCTCCTTGAGCGGCCTCGCCGGCTGCTACCCAAAGACGACCGCCGCGCCCCCGACCTTGACCGCCGCCCAGCTCGAGGTCCCGGCGCTCGCGCGCGGCCGCGAGGTCTTTGCGGCCAAGTGCAACGGATGTCACGGTTACCCCGATCTCGGCGCGGTCGGCGCGGCGAAGTGGCCGGCGGTGATGGACGACATGGGACGAAAAGCATCGCTGACGCCGGCGGATACGGACGCCGCGCTCCAATACGTGCTCGCGGCGCGAGGGCGGTAA
- a CDS encoding aldo/keto reductase, producing MAPWLPFRAVKTVLEEVSKRREAGKNAPACLGAMNFGRRTDEAESKRIIARALELGVRHFDTANAYVDGASERIVGEALAGKREEVVLATKCGFGRVDGKPEGLSRERLFAAIDESLKRLGTDYVDVYYLHVPDHATPIEETLDAVLELIDKKKILAWGISNYAAWQVLEMIRPARAGLPKPAIAQHLYNVLIRELDVEWFSFARKYEVHTTVYNPLAGGLLAGKHLRDGSTQKGSRFDKNKLYQGRYFTDAMFDRVDALADVAKAEGMSVLELSYAWLAGAPGVDSILLGPGSVQQLDEGLQACRRGLSPEVRGIVDALHRAWMGTDAHYVR from the coding sequence ATGGCTCCATGGCTACCGTTCCGCGCCGTGAAGACGGTGCTCGAAGAGGTGTCGAAGCGACGTGAGGCTGGGAAGAACGCGCCGGCGTGTCTCGGCGCGATGAACTTCGGACGCCGCACCGACGAGGCGGAGTCGAAGCGCATCATCGCGCGCGCGCTCGAGCTCGGCGTCCGTCACTTCGACACCGCGAACGCGTACGTCGACGGCGCCTCCGAGCGCATCGTCGGCGAGGCGCTCGCCGGCAAGCGCGAGGAGGTCGTGCTCGCGACGAAGTGCGGCTTCGGCCGCGTCGACGGCAAGCCGGAGGGCCTCTCGCGCGAGCGGCTCTTCGCCGCGATCGACGAGAGCTTGAAGCGGCTCGGGACCGACTACGTCGACGTCTACTACCTGCACGTCCCCGATCACGCGACGCCGATCGAGGAGACGCTCGACGCGGTCCTTGAGCTGATCGACAAGAAGAAGATCCTCGCGTGGGGGATCTCGAACTACGCCGCGTGGCAGGTGCTCGAGATGATCCGGCCCGCGCGCGCGGGCCTCCCCAAGCCCGCGATCGCGCAGCACCTCTACAACGTCCTCATTCGCGAGCTCGACGTCGAGTGGTTCTCGTTCGCGCGCAAGTACGAGGTCCACACCACGGTGTACAACCCGCTCGCGGGCGGTCTCCTCGCGGGCAAGCACCTTCGCGACGGCTCCACGCAGAAGGGCTCGCGCTTCGACAAGAACAAGCTCTACCAAGGGCGCTACTTCACCGACGCGATGTTCGATCGCGTCGACGCGCTCGCCGACGTCGCGAAGGCGGAGGGCATGAGCGTGCTCGAGCTCTCGTACGCGTGGCTCGCGGGCGCGCCCGGCGTCGACTCGATCCTGCTCGGCCCCGGCTCGGTGCAGCAGCTCGACGAGGGCCTCCAGGCGTGCCGGCGCGGGCTCTCGCCGGAGGTGCGCGGCATCGTCGACGCGCTCCATCGCGCCTGGATGGGCACCGACGCGCACTACGTTCGATGA
- a CDS encoding septal ring lytic transglycosylase RlpA family protein: MSRSSSVRLAAVLALALVPLVSACGDDPAATSDGVVDESGGETPAAADDAGASEPQAEDEEGSLPVGTTLRTTARLNFREGPSTDARIIRTLPIGTLVTVIESAPDNGFYRVRVDGEEGWVHGNYVQSSTAVPESEVPAEPEPKPTGRVETCKASYYASGSRTANGERFDPNGLTAAHKTLPFNTKVRVTNTATGASVDVRINDRGPYAGGRCIDLARGAFTRIAPTSQGVANVRVEVLQ; this comes from the coding sequence GTGAGCCGCTCGTCGTCCGTCCGCCTCGCCGCCGTGCTTGCCCTCGCGCTCGTGCCGCTCGTCTCCGCCTGTGGTGACGATCCGGCGGCGACGAGCGACGGCGTGGTCGACGAGTCCGGCGGCGAGACGCCGGCCGCTGCCGACGACGCCGGCGCGAGCGAGCCGCAGGCCGAAGACGAAGAAGGGAGCCTCCCCGTCGGAACGACGCTGCGTACGACCGCGCGCCTCAACTTCCGTGAGGGACCTTCGACCGACGCGCGGATCATCCGCACGCTCCCGATCGGCACGCTCGTGACCGTGATCGAGAGCGCGCCCGACAACGGGTTTTATCGCGTGCGTGTCGACGGCGAGGAGGGCTGGGTCCACGGCAACTACGTCCAGTCGTCGACGGCGGTGCCGGAGAGCGAGGTGCCGGCGGAGCCCGAGCCGAAGCCGACGGGACGCGTCGAGACATGCAAGGCTTCGTACTACGCGTCGGGCTCGCGGACTGCGAACGGCGAGCGCTTCGATCCCAACGGCCTGACCGCGGCGCACAAGACGCTCCCCTTCAACACGAAGGTCCGCGTCACGAACACCGCCACGGGCGCGAGCGTCGACGTTCGGATCAACGATCGCGGCCCGTACGCCGGCGGCCGCTGCATCGATCTCGCGCGCGGCGCCTTCACGCGCATCGCCCCGACCAGCCAGGGCGTCGCGAACGTGCGCGTCGAGGTCTTGCAGTAG